The proteins below are encoded in one region of bacterium:
- a CDS encoding PorV/PorQ family protein, translated as MISTKKFFPVVLGLFLAGTAFAGETRTAKYANEFLSIGVGGRALGMGGAYAALATDVTAGYWNPAGLVNLEYPQIMLMHTEQFDRTVKYDYGSFAIPFGANRSLGLSLIRLGVDDIPVTRLQNPALPLGAVYVDDGGVTRINRPYIFRTISDAEYALFLSYGVKRSERFSFGVNAKVLRKSVGDNSAWGLGFDVAALCNPAGNLRLGLNFQDITTTVLAWNQGTREIIVPTLKAGLAYPVAIPMLNGYMSPALDFDIRFEGRDYAAQLAAGPVSVDTHLGWEYQFQEVFSLRLGSDTGRFAAGAGINLPRIQVDYAFIGHEDLGETHRVSARFTIEAAKYRRGK; from the coding sequence ATGATCTCCACCAAAAAATTCTTTCCGGTTGTTTTGGGATTATTTCTCGCCGGCACCGCCTTTGCCGGTGAAACACGCACAGCAAAATACGCTAATGAATTTCTCAGCATCGGCGTCGGCGGCCGCGCGCTCGGCATGGGCGGCGCCTATGCCGCGCTCGCCACGGACGTTACGGCCGGCTACTGGAATCCCGCCGGACTCGTGAATCTCGAATATCCGCAAATCATGCTCATGCACACCGAGCAATTCGACCGCACGGTCAAATATGATTATGGCAGTTTCGCCATACCCTTCGGCGCCAACCGCAGTCTGGGCCTCAGCCTGATCCGCCTGGGCGTCGATGACATTCCGGTCACGCGGCTACAAAATCCCGCGCTGCCACTGGGCGCAGTTTATGTTGATGACGGCGGCGTTACACGTATCAACCGGCCCTACATTTTTCGCACGATTTCTGATGCGGAATACGCTCTGTTTTTGAGCTATGGCGTCAAGCGCAGCGAACGCTTCAGCTTTGGTGTGAATGCCAAAGTGCTGCGCAAAAGCGTGGGTGACAATTCCGCCTGGGGCCTGGGTTTCGACGTGGCCGCGTTGTGCAATCCCGCCGGCAATTTGCGGCTTGGCTTGAATTTTCAAGACATCACTACTACCGTGCTGGCGTGGAATCAAGGTACGCGCGAGATTATTGTTCCCACCTTGAAAGCCGGCCTTGCGTATCCCGTGGCCATTCCCATGCTAAACGGCTACATGTCTCCGGCGCTTGATTTTGACATTCGCTTTGAAGGCCGTGATTATGCGGCCCAGCTTGCCGCGGGTCCGGTGAGTGTTGATACGCATCTGGGCTGGGAGTACCAATTTCAAGAGGTGTTCTCACTGCGCCTCGGCTCAGACACTGGCCGCTTCGCGGCCGGCGCCGGCATCAACCTGCCGAGAATACAAGTTGATTACGCCTTCATCGGTCACGAAGATTTGGGCGAAACCCACCGCGTGTCCGCACGATTCACGATTGAAGCGGCGAAGTATCGAAGGGGGAAGTGA